In the genome of Arachis hypogaea cultivar Tifrunner chromosome 9, arahy.Tifrunner.gnm2.J5K5, whole genome shotgun sequence, the window TGTCTTTGGCACGTGTTTTACTATCTTCATCTGCCACATTTGTATTGTCTTCCAGAGACATTGCTTCCTCTGCATCATCATCCTTTGTTGCAACAGGAAGACTAGATATAGCATCCTTGATTTGTCCAGCTGCTTTTGAGAACTGTATAAAAAGTTGGGGGGAAAAAAAAGCATAAGCAACCCAATAGATATCTTTGTAGGCTCAAATAATGAAATCAACTGACTAAGACCTATATAGATAACAGTATCTGAAATGTAATCATGGTGACTAAGCATAAGATAAAcacatgataaataaaatttagcaaaATATTTTAAGCAATAGTTTGGtgcattattagttttttttagtaCACTATAAATACAGAGTCAAGTATCAGCTATCTATAACATCAACCTCGGActtttaataatcaaataatcaaaAATTGAACCATGTAAATAAAGAATGTTGCAATTGGAAACTGAACCAGACCTCCCATACCCCTAGCAAACGCCACATCTCATATACTGATACACCCCCCCCTGCCCTACTATGCATCTGTCACAAGAATATGGCATGGGTGAACAATGTGGATCCTCTATAGGCGATAACAATTGTTATCCCTCCAAAAAAGTTGATCTTATTATCGGTCCAGAGAACTTTCCTTTTAAATTCAACTTGACTTCTGCAAGTAAGAAATCTATGGGAGACTATATTTACACATTATATCCATCTTTAGTCATATTCATATACAAGGAAAACTGACGTATTGATATGTGAAGTGATAAATTCAAAAATAGCTTACAAAAAGCAATAATGATATACAAATATTAATTACATGACAAgaaaatgacagtaaatgtatgACACAGCAGACTTGGATTTTTTTGGTGCATGAATAATTTCTTTTCATGTCAATAGCCAAAAGGCAACAATGTGCTTCAAGCTTATTTTCTCGAATAGGAAGACGACAAAAGGTGACTCAGCAAGCCTTTAGTGTAAATCATACCACAAAGCTGTCATCTGTGTATAAATCATTTGCTACCACAGCCATTATTGTCCATGCTGCCAGTTGATTCCTTTGTTTCTTATTGAGGTGCTGAAATTAATGGACAGGAAAGGATCAGGAAATCCTTCAGAGACACTCTAATCTGTTAAAAAACACTCACCAAGGACAGATATATCATGTGAACTTTTAATCTTACTTCTTTGGTGCTTTGTGCTTCCATGAACAGAGAATGATAGTCAGCCCGCACCGAAGGATCTGTACAAGGTGTAGATGATAACATTGCAGCTTCTAACATGGCAAAAAAATAATCACTAGTTCCAGACTTTACACTTCCAGATTGAATCAGCTGTATAGCAAGCTTCGCAGCCTTGTTGACCTTTGCAGGGTTCTTGATGTGGGAAGTTATCTTCTTCATGGCCTTAATAACCTGTTCTTCAGAAGCATCCGTAGAGGTTTTAAATTTCAAGCTTTTTTTTGGTGCTGCAGCTGCATTCACAGCAGATAATGTAGGTTCAGATTtcagaaaaaatattaatgtaaatTTCATCATTTTAAACAGATGTGTAAGTGGATACCAAAGCAATAACTGCATAATATACCATCATTTCTGTAAATCCAGGAGAAAATATACCAAACTTCGATCCGCTTTCTATTGTTGCAACACCACAAACCAAGGTCTTCATATAGTTAGATAAAACAACCTAAAGTGATTTATATGGCAATGGCATATACATAGATAATTTTCAGACTTTCGCAATCATGAATCAACCTAAACTCTTCATACTTCATAACAAAAAACCAAACATGTATTGTTCCACTAAGCAACGCCTCAGGTTCAAACACTGTGCATAAAGAAAACTAAGACTTTACTGTTATCATAAGCTGATCAGAACTATGGTCTACTAGACTCTATATGCTAAAAGCTTTACACTAATATTACTGAAAGAACAAACAAGACAGGTCATGTTAGATGAATTTAGCAGTCAAATTGAATGAAAAATGAGTACTTACTATCTTTTAGCATCCGCTGCACTTGATTAATGCCTAGTTTTCCTAAACCAGGTAAACTAAGACACTGTTTGGATGCATGGCAAGTTTTGGCAACGTTTATAGAATGTGTTTCTCGGTCAGCAAGGAATGGAATGGTAAAAAATGTCCTACAGAACCTCACTTTGCCATCGAAAATAAGGGAAATAGCATATTATCTTTTCTATTCCTTCACCAGCCATGGAAGTCCCCAAACAAGGGTGTGCCGGTGCGGCATACATATAACAATCCattctcttcttttctattcCATTCCATTACTTGCCACTTTGCCATCACAAATATATCTCCCAAACAGAGTCTAAACGAAAGGCCTTTTTTTTTCCCTCTTAACCCCGATTCGAAGGAAACCCTAACCCTAGGGTTATATGCTTCCcagtaataaataaatacataaacaaAATGTTAAACTAAAAATTCAGTGATTGCCGACGCAAAACAAACAATTGAGTTAAGaaggtaagagaaattgaagTAACCTTGAGTGTCAGACGGAGTATGGTTTGGGCGCTTGAGGGCACTCTTGAGAATTGGCTTCGATGGTGGTGCTGCTGCTGCAACTTGAGAGGACTCCGCGTCGTTGTTAGCGGTGCTGGGAAAATTGAGATGCGGTTTTTGTTGTCGCTGCGGCGGTTCAGGATCATCATGGTGTTGAGGTGGAGGCAATCCCTCGAATAGGTTGTGTGCCATGTCGGTCACCAATTACTGCTTCTGATTCTCCGATTATAATTACGATTATGACGAAGCACAGAGCACGCCCACCAACACCACGACCTCCCAAAGACCCAAATCCAAAACCCCTAAACAATGATGACTCCTTGTGGGCTTCTGTCAATTTGCTTTAGCAAGAAAATTTAAGATCCCACATGATTGAATCGCGCATGGACACGTGGTTACCGTAGGGGCCAGCTTCGCAGGAGTGGCAAGAGTCCATCTCCAACGGCTAGCTTGGTTCAGCGCTAGCCAACTCCTTGGCGTAACGGTGTTCCACCCTGTTGGGCTTCGTGGGCCTGTGATTGACGAGGACAACTCAAGAAAAACCCCAAACTAAGAGGTGGAGGGAAATAAGCGGCGGGATACGTGCTGATGCAACAAAATATTATTCAAGTGTGTAATAAAACCAtagttttcaagaaaaaaaaaaaaaaaaccataatttTCAAAACTGAATCAGATAGCCAAAGCCTTGGGTCAATGGCAGCATCATCTGCCTTATTAGGAGCTGTACCCAGGTTTAAATCCTCAATAAAGAATACAGAATTTATACTAGTAGTCTAGTAGTAGTAATGTATTTTGTGTGAGTGGATGTGTGTTATGTAATGTgtaaaactcaaaataaaataaaataaaatagaaccgAACTGACAGATTCAACCAGATTAATTAAAAATCAGTCATATGTTAAGTTTGGTTGACTCCAAAAATTGTCTAGCCAAAAACTGATCAGAGAACCGACCGAATCGACAGTTAACTGGTGAACCATCGACATCGGCCGAATTTTTTAAGGATTTTCGGTTCGGGACATACACTAAAAGCCGTCGCTGTTTTATTAAAAAAACCTAAAGATTGAAGAACCCTATCCCAATACCACCATCCCACCCCtctctttttctttgaattttgaaCGTTGGAGAGTGAAGAACCCTAGCCTCCAAATCTCTTTGGAAGTTCGAAGTTCAAACGCAGCTATGGCCACCATTCCTCTTCAAAGTCATCACCGAACTTTTCTCGTCCAGGAACAAACTGTGGGTGCCGCGTCGTGTGTGGAAGTTCTGTTCGATGGAAGTTCAAACACAGCCCGCAGCCACCATCCATCTTCTCATCATTCCTCCTCTCGTTGCCATCGTAGGAAAGTTTCCTACTCTCTTCTCCTCTCATCGTCCTCAATTATCGTCGCCGTCACTTCCCTTTCTCGTTCTTTCTCACTCTCACCATGAACGTCTCTCTGAACCGTCACCTCTGTTCCACTGCTTGCTTATTTACAGTAGGGACCTTGCTTTTACTTTCAATTTGTTTCGATCCACTACTCTTCTGATTTTGAGTTGATTCTTCTGAAATAATTTTGTTGATTATTGATGTTACCTTATTAATTTTgttgatttctaattttattgTCTAATTGTATGGATATTGGCTTCTGAGTTTGTCTTATAAACTTTTGATGCTGGATGTAATTGTTGATTTTGTGTTATGATGCTGCATGTATTGTTGGTTTGTTGATGTGATTAGAAATCGTGTGTAAATCTATGTTCAATAATCCATACTTAGTTGTTGTCTATATTTAATTTGTGTAAGTTTGTGTTTGTAATTGTTGctaattaaaaagtttaattttgaaaatgaaactgctaGACAGGGATCATGAATCacatatattcaatttttaataattttattttatatttaattaaaccgataGAATTTTGATTGGACCATTGAACTGTTTAACCAGTCATCTTATCAGTTTATTAACTGATCCGGTTTTTGCAACCTTGAATAAAATTTATGCGTCATTGTATACCAAGAAAAAAAAACGCATTATGCGTCATTGTACACAATAAAAAAACTCATGCGTCATATCTCTCAAATGAGAGCAGCTTAGAACATTATGTCATGCTCATTGAGGGAAGACTAGCCCGCAATATCTCTTATTTCCAGCATATTATTATTAGGCAAAATTTTCTTATATCTTAAAACCAAAAATGTTCACCATCCCAACATATTCCACAAACTAAATAGTTTATCCTATCCTAGACCTAGCCTAGTATTGTCCATGTCAGCACAACCAATACCAACTTTTCATCATGTTCAACATGATGATGAACCACGACATTGATCGCATAGAAGGAAAAACCATCAGGCTCAATCTAGATTAGAGTCTAGGATACAAACCGAATTATTTGAATGTAGTGAGGAAGATCATCTCTAAAAAGAAAGTATAGTTTCATTTTTTCAAGAATACAATCCAAGGTAAGTGGGGAAAtccaagaaaatccaaaagggaTGGCTATCTCTAAGGTGGGAAGGAACAAAGTGCTCGTTAGCTTCCAAGGAATTTTCTGGATAATGGACCATGAAGTGTAagagaaaatttgataaaattaaaatttagctaCAAGGTGAATCTATTCTGGACACCTACGTGGAGTTTTAGTTGAGTATTGATGAGCTAAAATTGATACGCTCGTATTATTAGCGACTGCACTAAATTGTAACAAGTAATACCACAGTGAGTGGATATCATTCCACGAGGATTAATAGATTGAGGCAAACAACGTCTAATTAAATCTCTAATTAGATCAATCAAACTTTGGAAAGAGGAAGTTGGATATTGAATTAGAAGCAAGAATGATTTCGTGAGCATCTTAAGCACTTTTCATTAGAAATTCTTATAGAAAAATTGTGACTTTTGcttaataattatatgattttcaagaattttctaTTAGTACTTTGATTTCCTTGGTTTCATTATTCTTGTAGGGAAATTTTAGGAATAGGGAAGCAAAAGAACAAGGAGGAACCAAGAATTAAAGACAACTGCAAAGAGAATTCATGGATGatatcaaccctgacctcttcacactccaacagAAATCACTTGAGCTATAGACATTCAATTGATGCAGTATTAATAGCATTAGAAAGCAAACTTTCAGAATTTCTAACGATAtacaatagtttatactttttctCTGGCTTAGCGCCGTGACATTAGCATTTAACACCAAACCGCATCCAGCATCACCATTCCATGCGAGAGTCCCGGTGCCAAACGTTAGAAACTAGTGCTAAATGCCAGACAGGCAGTAAGGAAGTGTAGAAGGGCGTAAAAAGCGGCGCCAAATGCCACCAAAGTGGCGCCGAATGCCTACAAGAGCCCTAAACCCAAGAAATCTTTGTAATTAATGAAGATTTAAAGACACCAAGCTTAAATTACAAGGAATATCATTAGTGAGTCAAAGAGtcattaagaaaagatttgattgaattagatttgattttgtttttatttcatttgaatttgaattctaggttTAGTCTTAGAGGTTTTACTATAAAAATAGGACTTCCTTCCTCCCCAAGGACACACACTacactctccctctcttccatctTATACTCCTCATTAATTTTAAGTTTTACATTAGAGTAGGATTTGGAATTTTTTTCACTATGGGCAACTAATcgtccattgttaaggttaggagctctattactttgatggattaataattatttattcttcTACTCTTGATTAATGTTTTGAATATTGTTTAAAGAATTGGTTTCATTCTTCATCCTAGGGATTAGTGATCATTGGAAAATAACTATAATTCTACTTGAATTCTATTTGAGTCTTGGAAAAGTTATATAATTAGAATTATACCTTGAAACCAATTTCTCACAATTCCTAATTATCTAGACTTAGTGTGGCACGTAACATATAACTGCATTATGCTTTGGGGTTCTTAAGGTTTTGTGGTttataaatcaaaatttgaacttcaccatctaatgcaattgagTGATCAAGGGATTGACAGTTGGTTGTATTAGAGGAGATCAGATTGCCTAGGAATAGAAATTTAGTCACTTGGGATTTGCCATAAACAtaatctttgcatgatcaaggtagttgacattgaatattaatctgaaaatttaaatatctttgagaccttaactatctttatcatattattttcttaaccaattttagtttgcttttatttaattctctgtttttatgttattttctattgaaatcctaaattttgattgtctgattagaataatcaattgactattatttgtttaatccgttaatcctcgtgggatcgatagtcactcacctgagtttattacttggtacgactcgatgcacttgccggtaagttgtgGATTGTAAATTCCTCACcaaagaagagtgaagaagaattaaCCATTAAGATAATTATAGAATGTAAATGGAAGAGGGcttaaaaaattaagaagaaatcAAGAATGGAGAATATTAAAGGCTTCGAAGATGTTAAATTCTTAGGAAGAGCAATGCTTATGTTTCCTTACTTTGACTCATTCTAAAATAGGTTGTTGCTAACTAATCATTTAAATCTTGAATCTTGACTTGAATTGAAGCTTCCTGGGAGTTGGCTAGGCATTTGGCACTGGGCTTGGTGGAATTAGTACTAGGCTTGAAGCAATTTGGATTACTATGAGCAAAAAGTGCACTTGGAACTGGCTTCTGGGTCTTGGAGCTAAGCTTCGACCCTTGGAGTTTCGGTAGAGTTGGGTGCCACTTCTTGGATCTAGGCTCCAATCCATTTGTGCTCCTTCCCAGGTACGAAGGAGCTGGGCTCTAATCCTTGGAGTTTTGGTGGAGCTGGGTGCCACTTCTTGGAGCTAGGCTTCAATCCATTTGTGGTCCTTCCCATGTACGAAGGATTTGGGCTTCGGGTCTTGGAGATGAAGTTTAAATTTAGGCTTGGCCTCTTTAAGCCTGGTGATTACAAGTCATCTTAGgttagtttcacaagcctttttcaccTATTTTACTCagttttcatgcatttcttaagCAATAAGTAGGAgtttggatgagaaattcatgcttgtcttgattcaatcaaatattgttaattttatgcattttaatgagatttttgcaagatttagttgatgCTATGAATGATGCAATATCTTATAATTTGGCAAGGTTTTGATGTATGTGTTTGATTGATGACAAATGAAGAGAAGCAAAgcaaaggaagaagcaaaaaagaGAAGGGGAGAAGATGCACCTTAGCGCTACGCTCTCTTTAAAAGAACGCCACGTTCTTCAGAGACGCGTACACGTGAAATGGCATTTGAGAAAAGGGATGCGCACGCATGAAGGACGTGTACGAGTGGGTGAGGGATCAACACTCGCAAGCAAAGAGCGCTACGCTCTTCATCAACGAGCGCCTGCGACAAAGCGCGAAATTGGGATTTGAAGTTTATCCattgacacgtacgcgtgcatgacgcgtacgcgtggatgtgacATTTATGGAAAAGCATGCAAATGCGTGGATGAAGAATTAGCGCAAAAGTTATATTTTGCAAACCACGTGTACacgtaggtgacgcgtacgcatgggtagtGTTCTTGGTGTGAGCACTATGCTCATTTAGAGAGCACTACTATAAACGCACACGTGTATAGCATGCGTTCGCGCTGATGCATCAAAATAGCAGGGACGCGCAAGCGTAtagcacgtgtacgcgtgggtgcaaAAACGCTCTGCTCGCCAAAAGAACGCTACGCTCTCCTGGAAGCAAATTCTGATTCAAATAAGATTCATTCCAAGCCCAATTTaacttcaagcaagcaagctTATTCATATCAAttaatcaaggccacaagaataatctagatttaattttcatttgattttaatttgcttttaatttaatttcaatttgtaatttaggaaagcctatataaaggcatcagtttcacTTCATAAGGAGGTTGCTTACggacagtaggagtaggagtagggtagaaggctttagtagagagctctcttggaggattagagacttcagagagcttagcatagttgtgatacacttttattttctgcaaattcTACATTTAAGCTTGTATTGAATTAAATTTCCTTTATGCAATTTCTATTTCTTGCACTTCTACtttttgccaatttactttctacCAATTTTACATTCCCGTTCATGTTGAGCTTgattatgtaatttaaatttcctgcacTTGTTCTTAGAGCGATGATCCATTAACCCCACTTCattaggggaggagctctattataaTTCACATGATTGAGTGAACTTCTTCTTTTCAATCTGTTTGGGTAGCCATTGGATATCCTCTGTTTTGATTGATGATTCATTCACTCtggaaggggggttgaatctgtgaatgcttgtgtgagcctcaaAAGGGGAATCATGAGCATTAGAACTGGGGttctatccttcactactctcttgatcaacaccattcgggaggaattgagatcttgagagttagtgtggcttatggatgagatacatgtacttaacctcttctcatgacaattagattaAGGAATAGGCAAGATTGAttatgattagagagattggattgccaaggaattgggatccaattaaTTTCAATCCGTCATAGATCTACTcaaatgattgagaaaggagttgagacccatttgtttcattgtggattatgatatctccaatccctaatgaatctttctCTCTGTTATTTCTGTTCCATTTAATTTCCCAGCACCCAGttcctttacatttgatgcaatttacattctgcactttaaattccttgcacttTACCTTCTGATTatcaatttcactcaattcaccactatcagcttaactaaatttatcacctaactaaaattgcttgatccatcaatccctgtgggatcaacctcacttttgtgagttttactacttgatgtgacccaatatacttgccagttagtttgtgtggaatcggtTTTccatcatcaagtttttggtgtcgttgccggggattgatttagatcaacaatgattaagcacttttctagattaagcatttttcttttgttttcttttaagcatattaactgtttgacacgttgtgtcacctaaccctctaacTACATTCTAGCATTGGAATGTCCATTTTATATTTGGTTTGTCTGTGATTGTGCAAGTTATGGAGGACAAAGTGCATGAGGAAGGAGTAACCAACAATGTGCAACCTGCAAGAAGGGTGTTGCCCTCTTACACTATCCCTAATCCTAGACactatgggagtagcatcctcaCCCCAAATATTCATGCAAATGACTTTGAGTTGAAGCTCAACTACTCACTTTAGTACAGAACAATTGTACTTATGGAGGTGGCCCtcttgaagaccccaaccaacatttctttgttttcttgagaatttgtgaaactgtcaagacaaatggggTACATCCTGacatctaaaaattatttttattcccattttctttgagggacaaTGCTGCCCAATGGCTGGAAATATTTCCTAAGgagagcatcaacaattgggatgattttGTGAGCAAATTTCTAGCCAAGTTTTACCTACCTCAGAGAATCATCAAGCTGAAAACATAAGTGCGAACCTTCACACAAAAGGCGGGAGAATCACTTTAcgaggcatgggaaagatacaaggccCTGataaggaaatgtccaccagagatgttcaatgagtgggtgaAACTTCAAAAATTTTATGAAGGATTGACTATAAAGGCAAGAAAAGCATTGGATTACTCCTCGGGAGGTTCACTCCAGATGATGAAAACTGCCCAAGAAGCACAAGATCTTATTGATATGGtaaccaacaatcaatatttttaCTCATCTAAGAGGCACCATGACACAAGTCCAAAGAGGGGAGTGATGGAACTTGAAGGAGTAAATACAATCCTGacccaaaacaagcagatgcaccAACAAATTCAATAACAAATGGATATgatggccaagagaattgatgGACTGCAACTTGCTGCAGTGAACACACAAAGCCAATCTCAAGTATCATATGGATAGAATCAATCTGAAGAAGgttttgggacattcaattaTGAGCAACAAGGCCCTGAGCAGGTGCAATACATGAATAACACCTCAAGATCGTTCTAACATGACTTCCATGGTGATGCATACAATCCACCCTCGAAGACTCATTCTAAAGTAAGGTGGGGTGAGCATCAGAAACAaagacaaagggacttcaactctaACAACTTTTACAACACCAACTAGCACAACCAACCCCATACTAATAACAACCACTACACACTACCACAAAACCCATATCTCCAATCCCATCACACTTCA includes:
- the LOC112710921 gene encoding uncharacterized protein isoform X1, with amino-acid sequence MAHNLFEGLPPPQHHDDPEPPQRQQKPHLNFPSTANNDAESSQVAAAAPPSKPILKSALKRPNHTPSDTQAAAPKKSLKFKTSTDASEEQVIKAMKKITSHIKNPAKVNKAAKLAIQLIQSGSVKSGTSDYFFAMLEAAMLSSTPCTDPSVRADYHSLFMEAQSTKEHLNKKQRNQLAAWTIMAVVANDLYTDDSFVFSKAAGQIKDAISSLPVATKDDDAEEAMSLEDNTNVADEDSKTRAKDKDNNDEDQADPFGLDALLHESTKKGEKLKTKNEGAVKIKEDEEETKRFLKSQREALITCLEIAARRYKTPWCQTVIDILVKHAFDNVARFTARQRDAIGKLWASIREQLTCRKQGKSVNGKLDVNAFEWLQQKYAGEKISIRHSVGGSGDRRAQQWLG
- the LOC112710921 gene encoding uncharacterized protein isoform X2, translated to MAHNLFEGLPPPQHHDDPEPPQRQQKPHLNFPSTANNDAESSQVAAAAPPSKPILKSALKRPNHTPSDTQAAAPKKSLKFKTSTDASEEQVIKAMKKITSHIKNPAKVNKAAKLAIQLIQSGSVKSGTSDYFFAMLEAAMLSSTPCTDPSVRADYHSLFMEAQSTKEHLNKKQRNQLAAWTIMAVVANDLYTDDSFVFSKAAGQIKDAISSLPVATKDDDAEEAMSLEDNTNVADEDSKTRAKDKDNNDEDQADPFGLDALLHESTKKGEKLKTKNEGAVKIKEDEEETKRFLKSQREALITCLEIAARRYKTPCLLYSGAKP